In Brachypodium distachyon strain Bd21 chromosome 5, Brachypodium_distachyon_v3.0, whole genome shotgun sequence, the genomic window ATGGTCCTCAGCTTCTCCGGCGTCTCGCAACCCACGCGCTGCACCGCTACCACCGCGCCGGACTCCAGCacgccgccgcggacgccaTTGCCGGAGTCCATTGCTTGTAAGTTGGAAGAAGAACCCTTCTCCTCGCTTTCGTCGAACCTCCTGGTGGCCGCGTCGAGCTGGTCGTTCGTGAACTGCCTGGCGTCGGAAACGCCGGCGAGGATCTTGGGGATGCAGGCCGGGTCGAGATCCCAGCGCCGGGAATAAGAAGACGACGACATAGCCGGCTGGCGGAGGAAGAGCCAGAAGGAGACCGCGgccgcgaggaagaagacggacACGAAGAACCCGGCGAGTGCCACGGCCTTCTTCGAGCAGAACCGCCCTTGGCAACACGAAGAATCCCCTGCTTCGCCATTGCCGCAGGTTGCTGCCGCAGCTTTGGTGCAGCCGGTGCCGAGCGCGAagccgtcgccggcgagccccgGCGCGACGCACGCGCAACGCACGGCGCCGCGCACCCCCGTGGAGTTCAcctgggcggcgccgcccgcgcacGCCGCCAGCGGGCTGCCCCTCGGCACCGCCCACTCCACCTCGATCCCTCTCCGAGTAACGACTCCCCCCGCCggagccgaggaagacgacgacgatgacgtgACCCAGCTGGAGAAGCCGCGGCAGCCGAATGCGCCGAAGACGGAGAGCCCGTCGCCGTGCTTCCAGACGCCGCCGTCGGACTCGGACAGCGGGTAGCAGCAGCCCGCCTTgttccctccgccgccgcaggggcCGTCgtcgcaggcggcggcgcggcagaggGAGGAGTCGTCGCAGGCGTAGAGGCGGAGCACGTTGGCGGGGGACACGGCCAGGAAAGCCGCCGCGGCGTCGAGCGCGGCCGCcggggaggaagacgacgggCGGGAGTTCAGAGGCGCGTAGGCCGGGTCGCAAGGGGTGGCTGCCGGAGTGTCCGGGGCGTAGTCCAGCAGGAGGGAGTTGCCGGGGCCGGAGGGGGAGAAGTCGATGACGCggaaggcggcgccgccgagcgAGAGGGTCAGGTACGTGCCATTGACGCACGACATAAGGAACAGAGACGACGAATTGGAGGAGCTgatgcaggaggaggaggaggagttgaGGTGGAACGGAAACGGAAGAACCAGGTCGCCGCAccggtcgccgccgcagctgctgctgctggagtccccgccggcgacggagaagacaaggaggaggaggcagaggaggggaGACATGGGGCATGGATGGCACCTGGCAATGGTGAATTTGCTTGGGTACTAGTAGTAGCAGTggctgcatcgatcgatgggGGAGAGACTTGAGAGTTGGGAATGGTGAGAAGATGGATGCTTGGTTTGCGCGCGAAACTGCATTGTTGTTCGTTTCTTTTGATTATCAGCGCACGTGCACGTTGATTATGTGTCCCCTTGATAATAACCTCGGGTTAATCAGCGGGTGGATGTTTTCCATTTTCATCAACGGTCAAACCTTAGTGTAAGATCTAGCTCCGACGGCCGGGATCGATCAGCCTGCCCACCGCCtgtgccaattttttttagaacacgGTATAAACACGTAGACGTTCAAATCTTGTAATAAATACGTGATCATCCACGTCAAGCGTCAAGCCTGACTTGAACATGGATGAGCCGATTCCTTGAACAAAAAATCCAGACCAAATGAATTGGGCTCAGACAGTGACCACCAACTTGTAAATAAATTCATCTCAAATTAAGGTACCATTTGAGATAAATCTGATACGTATACTGGTGGAACCCACGTGATATGGTCATTCTTTACATCTAACGGCGTGATCTAGTGCAAAG contains:
- the LOC100838864 gene encoding probably inactive receptor-like protein kinase At2g46850, with the translated sequence MSPLLCLLLLVFSVAGGDSSSSSCGGDRCGDLVLPFPFHLNSSSSSCISSSNSSSLFLMSCVNGTYLTLSLGGAAFRVIDFSPSGPGNSLLLDYAPDTPAATPCDPAYAPLNSRPSSSSPAAALDAAAAFLAVSPANVLRLYACDDSSLCRAAACDDGPCGGGGNKAGCCYPLSESDGGVWKHGDGLSVFGAFGCRGFSSWVTSSSSSSSAPAGGVVTRRGIEVEWAVPRGSPLAACAGGAAQVNSTGVRGAVRCACVAPGLAGDGFALGTGCTKAAAATCGNGEAGDSSCCQGRFCSKKAVALAGFFVSVFFLAAAVSFWLFLRQPAMSSSSYSRRWDLDPACIPKILAGVSDARQFTNDQLDAATRRFDESEEKGSSSNLQAMDSGNGVRGGVLESGAVVAVQRVGCETPEKLRTILDAMEVSHRNVARVVGFCVLPHDSPGALLLVHESSGNGGTLEEHLRRRAAAKAELGWYHRVSIAVELAGALAHLQHAHGIFLHDLRSSDVFFPGAGEDHTAKIAGHKLLDSSTADYSYYYGADAASAREQDVVRNFGGLLIELLTGIRHQQPLDTVAPKVREGRLHEVLDPALLLSASASGKKQNLNQMLPASGEEVRKVFEIAVRCVELEAGSNGGMGTVARELVEVVRDSMGSSSKIEISLEETFSSSSLLQMISMSPETMHRHLPC